GAGCTCTCTGGTTGAGTAGAAGAATCGGGTTGAATAAAATCAGCAGTATCATCTCCATAATCTTGAAAAGGAACCTGATAGGAAAATTCCAGGGTGGGTGAAATTTATACACCAATTACTCTCTCTCTTCGGCCTATCATAtgaacacactttgttgttgggGACGACTGTCTTTTAAACCGTTACCCATAGCACTTGTAAACAACTTGGTTTATCATGCCCCATAGGAACTAGTAGTTTATCATGCCCCATAGGAACTAGCCTAACCACGAACTCTATTTTAACTCTATTTTTCCATACGGGCATGGCAGCTCCACTCGCTTCGAATTGGGGATTTGATAGAGTACCCCCGTTTTGAAATATAATAGATGAAAGTACCCCTTAAGGTTTTAAAATTTTTCAAAAATAACCTTCTTTTACTGTTTTATTCAAATAACAGTTTCTATCCAGTTAATTGTTAGATGGCAGTTATCTTATCTAGTAAATGTCTTATTTACCCCCGAACAATATCCCCTTGATATAAAGAGTAAAGTGTTCGACGATCCTGAACCGGGCTCGACGAATGCGGTGAAACGATTCTGACAGGGCTCGATGAACCTGAAAAATGTTATAGAAAGTTGATTCTCCACCAACCAAAAACCCCAAAATACATGGAAATGATGAACCTTGTTGGGAAATTATGTAACAAACCTGAACCGAGCTCCACTGAacctgaaaaatgaaaaatgacatAGAAGGTAAACATGATAACCAAAGGGTAAATAGGTAAAATTTGGAAAAGTAAACTAGTGTTAACTAACTTGGATGGAAAACTTAAATGTGAGAGATACTTTTGAAAAGTTTTAAAAAGCTGGGGtaattccaatttccatcttgTATATTTCAAACGGGGCACTTTATCAAGTTTCCCATTTTAATATGCAGATCCAGAAATCCTCAAATTTTAGGAAAACTCCATTTGGACTCGGAAAGTAGAAAAAGACAACGAAAACCCCAGCAGCCCAATACCAACTTGAACTGAAAAGATCTTTCGGATGAAACCCATTATCCCTTCTCTTTTGAGGGATTGCTCAGCGTACATAAATAACAAAATTGACATGAAACGTTTATTATCAATGCAACAACATCTAACATACATGCCCTCTGGCTATCCACATAGTATTAATTTTCAGGAGATATATTGTGTACTCAAGTCATGTTTTCTTCATTTCCCTTTTCTCCTTCTGTCCCAGCCCCTGTCTCTCTCTCTTCCTTTGTCCTTGTCAGGATCATCCCTTTCTCTACTTCCACTCTCACGCTCCCTCACCCTTTCAGTCTCTAGCTCGTGACCTCTTTCTCTAACACGGTGCCTATCCCGATCCCTGTCCAGATCAGTCTCTCTATCCCTGTCTCTAGCGGATAAAGACTTGCGCTGAGGACTCCTACTTGGGCTTTGACTGCGATGTCGTTTCCTTGAAGATTCACGGGAATCACCTTGCCTATCTTTTCTTTCCAAGGTAATCTCTgcaaaattcaagttttttaataaaaatttatCCATACGGAATTAGAACGAATTAGTCTAACAAAAATTAGGCGAATCTTCAGTATGGTGTAGCAGCAATGCCACGGAATAAATCCATGACGAAAAAACCTCCAGAGAGCCAAAGATAACTAGTCAAAGAGACTGTTTGAATACTCCATCTCTGTGTATTAGTATGACAACCAGATCTTGCCTAGCTTCGTTGTCGGCTCCAATTATTTAGGAGCAGAAATTATTTTATGTTTGAAGCCTCCAATGTCTATGACTTGAAGCAGCAGAGATGCATTTCAGTTCAGTACGCATTTTAGTGTTTATACTTACGAGGAGAATGCCTGGTGTTTCCAGTGACATCTGCATCAGAACCCAATAGTCCAAAATCAGAAATTAATCTTCGCCTGTGACTAGCCACTTTTTTCTCAATTTCCCCAGGACTCCGGATCCCTTGCTCTTCAATCGACTCACGGTATTCCATAACAGCTACCTCAAGACGCCTTAACTTTTGCCTGTTTATGCAAAGAAAAATTTTATTAGGACCTGCAACTAACGATGTAGATGGTGACTTCAGATACCTGACAATAGAAGTTAAGTTACAACCTTTGCTCTTCATTAATGACACTGTCAAGGTGGGACAAAGTGCTTAAATCAGTTGAAACTTCTACATCATTAACTTTGCTGGGACCATCACCGGCATTTTCACTTCCAGAAGATGAATAGCTTAACCCCAGATCCCGAGTTTTGCCTTCATTGTCACTTCCATCCTCTTCTCGAGCCCATTTAGAATCCGGCAGAACAGGTTCAGCCTTTCCCTTCTTTGTAAAAGCAATTAATTCCGGTTGTGGAATAGCAAGAGCTGAGGACAACAGTATAGAACCTTTTCTTTGTGACTGAACAGAATCCTCCTCGTATTGATTCCATCCTGACGAACTCACTCGTTCCGTACCAAAATTGGTTTCTATAtgaccaccattatccccactcCAACTGCTGCCGTCCTTAGAATATTTAACTGCTTTTGTAGGGACTTGTCCATATTTCATATCATCCTCTCGATCATAACCCCGTAGTTTTTCTGCCTCTTCAAGACtaagtaatcttgcaaccataaTCTCCCGACCACCAACAAGTGATAATCCATTATGTCTGCAGCGTCTTTCCAGCTCAGGCAAAGGAAGATTTAGTAATTCCTGTGTCGCTGCCCCCTTCCCCATTGCCAATGCCGCATCCTGGTTGAGCTTATCCCCTTCGGACATATCCTCGGACTTCTGTTTTTCAGCTTCTTCAGCATTCCCAGATATAGAATGAAAAAGCGTAACTCCAGAGTTCCCAGATCTAAGGAAAGTCGCCCGCAGTCCATTCACATAAGCATCGGAAAATAGAAACCAATCTGCCCATACCTGAAGAACCTTCAGAACTCTCTCCTGCCAGAATTACATTATAAGATCACGAGAGAGAGATCATAAAAGAGAGAGGGAGGAAGTCTACGATTAAATTCCCACTTACAGCTTACCTTGAGAGCCTCTGCAGTCATCCTTCCGGATACACCACGGTACAAGTCATTAAAGCTTTCCATGATGTCAGGTAAGGTTGCTTCAAATTTTGTACGATATGCAGAAGCATTTTTTACAGGAGCGCTACTGTTATGAAGGATATCAGAGACAAGCATGAGCCTTGCAACTTTAGTAGGTATGTGGGTTTCTTTCAGCGTCAAAGATTCAGTAAGAACCTCGACAACCTGAAAACACAACAAATTCATGAATGCCGTTAACATAATTTATTTGAAATCGAAAGGTAAAACACTGGGAAAGTTGATGTTaacttatttctctttttgattATCTGTCTCAGATTGTATACCACCATGAAAATCAAAGTAGAAAAGCTTCAGAAAGTAAATTACTGAAGAGGCAGTAGAACTAGAAAATGAACTTTTTTATCCAACTAAAATATATCTACAACTTGCATTAAAAATTGGGGCTGAACGTAACTAATCCCCATAAAATTTGAGTGTATCGGAGGTAGATGACTACAGGCAATGTGACCAACACTAAGGAATTATATCCTTTTGCCAACAGATGGATTACGGGGAGCATTATTGATTATTGTGCAAGGATAATACTGCTTTATTCTTGAAGAGTAAGGATAAAGTTTTCTTGCAAGAGAAAAATATAACTAGCAATGTATTACCTCCCCAGCTGCATCCGCATTATCTAGAGCAAAACCCATGGCTTCTTTTATCTGGCCTCTCTCCAAAGTTAAAGCACGAAGCATATCCTCAAACTCATCCCTCTGTGGATCGGTTAATGTTCTCTCCAGTTCCACACGCTATAGAATGGCAAAAGAAAGAGCTCATACACATGAAAGACGATAACCGGAATTCACAATACCAAGTATTACAAGGCAATATTTTTTTCAACTAGTagggaaaaatggtcaaatcatgAAAGGTTCAAAAATAAGCTGAAACTGTGTAAAATTAGAACCCACACAGCTTTTTCAAGAAAAAACAAAACTGGATTACAACCCATAAACATTCTACTGTAAAAGAAAGATGCTCAGAGTAACAACATCAGTACAAGACTTACTCTGCTTCTTCCTGCAGCGAATGTAGTACCGGCTTCTTTCTCATGCTCAGGGCTCTTGACTGCAGGCAGAGGTGGAGATATCCATCTGAATGGAAATACAAGTATCATCAAATTATTCAGATTCTGCTCTCGTGCACAACTCAATTAGCAAGTATTGACTAATGATTTACCTCCCACTCCCAGTTATCATAATGAAAGGCTCTGTTCGCCACCTTTGAAGAGTATCACCCTACATAATTGCACAAGATCAGAGAACATGTTCTACCCAATGTTTTGTCACTTACATGATAACATAGATACCCAATTCAGTTAGATATAAAGACGTACCTGAGCAAAAGAGTACAGTCTCCAAACGTAGTATGTGTGCTCCTTTGACCCAagctcaaacaagaatttaaacAGAGGATTACCACGACCTCTCTCCATTATAGCTTGTTCAAATGAGCATCCTCCATCAAGAACATACAACGCCATAGTATCAATCACATGGCGAAGGTGATCATCCTCAGGAGGGACAACCGTTATATCAGGTACATTAGGGGTGAGAACCTGAACACCAAAAATTCTTATTCTGTAGTTTTGATGAAAACACATCAACGGTACAAAAAATAAGACAACAGTAATAGTGAAAGTAATGGTGGTAACATATGTAACAATGATACGAGTACTTGCGTATATGTCGGACGCTGGTACATGATCTCTGACATGATgagctaagaaaagaaaaaacatggaCAGGGATGTCCACATACTTATTTTGCTATAAGTCTATGACAACTTGTTTTATCGGATCTCAAACTCTTGTATATACATGCAAGGCATGTaccgttttttttttccattaagTCGCAAGATATTAACTATATGCTCCATTCAAGACCAAGCACACACAGGACACATATATACACGTCATCTGACGTTATTTTGTACATTTACCCACAACAATGTCAGCAGGAGTCTGACATGGAATCTGTGCTCTGGTGTGGCGAAAATCTAGAAAGTGAAGCTCTCTTGTCAGGCAGATATGAACAAAGATTAGGTTTATTATGATGAACATCTAACATGTCGATCCGTGTACCTACCATTAAAAtagcaagaaaataaaagaacaGGATGTAGTCATCATCCTGAAAATGTTCAAAAGTTTGTAGAATACAAGGTAACACGGTGATGCTCAGGAAGTTACTTGACAAAAACAGGGTTCTAAATTATTTAGTTGACTTACCAACTCAGAGCTCTGATTTGTAACAGAAGTTACTGGTGGACCATCAGGGCCAGACAAGATTACAGTAGCACCCTGTCAGTTGCCAGAAACAGTTTTAGATTGATTCACTTAAAGAATTATGAATGTAACATACAAGTTAAAAATGTAAAAGAGAAGATCTCAGATAAAAAACAGGCATTCCCTTGGATATCTACGCAATATAAACACGCACACATATATGCGCCTAGTGAGCAATGGAAGGCTATGACTTTCAAAAAATAATTCATCTAAGACGAACCTCCTTACTCCTTATGGCCATGTGCCCAGGTGGAGGAGCTGGTAACGCTTGCCCTGGAAGGGAGACAGACTTACCCCATCCAATCTTCAATTCATACTCATAAACAACAACTCCTGCCCATAAAAGAAGTGAGAAGGTAATCAGTAATCCTACTATATCTGAGTCTCAACACAGCGATGCAAAGACACAACAAGTTCATTAAGAGCCAACACGAAGACAAGAATAAGCATCCATATATGTAGAAAAGACTTTTACAACCTCAAATTATACAATACAGAAACATGAAGCATACATaagctactccctccgtcccaccaaagacgacctagttcaagtttgcacaattcttaaggcaaggagGGAGGGATATTTTTACAGTTATATCTTTATGCATAACAAAATAGTAAAATTTATAAATGAAATATCTCTCAAATTATGCCACGGATATTTGTAacttttatatcgttggaaagcattttaaaacacctacgtaacgattataaatatgactatcaaattatacatatttcttatagtaagaTTTAATAACAATAATCCACTaaagggtaattttagaaatatggCCTTGTTTATTTGTAAGGGTCAACTTTTGGAGGGACACAAAATTAAAATGGATAGGTCATCTttggtgggacggagggagtttTATATAATAACCAGTTTACAGTTACAAATACTCGTTGTATGAATTAAAGTACTATAGAGTGCCAACGCATAACGTACCCTCTCCAATATGTCGAGATTAAGCCTCAAAGACCTCAATTAATACAAAAACATAATAAGAAAAGGGAACATATACTCAGCATGACTGAGAGAATATCAGCATGCATACAGTGATTATATGAGAAACATAAATATGCAAGTAAATACTCAACAGCGGATAACTGGGCTAGTCTGCATGCAAAATATAGAAAGGTTCAAACCTTGCATTTCATCCTTAGCAGCTTGTCCATCAGCTCTATTCATAAAAGCTACGAAACCACAATTTCTTTGTCGCTTGCGTTCATCGTCCGTCCTAGGCCACATTATCTTTACACTAGCAATGGGACCAAATCTTCCAAAAGTCCTCAGGAGAAAATTTTCATCCACCTGTAGTTTTTGGGACAAAGAAACGGGATAATATCATTAAATGCCAGCCTTCAAAATCGGGAGAAAATAAAGTTGTATTTAGAGACGTGACTCACCTGCGGTGAAAGATTTCCAACATATAGATTTGTAGTTTGTGGATCCCCATCATCAAATGATCCAGGAAGCCTCCCGCTAAGATCAATATCATCGGGTAGCTCGTCAAATCGGCTAAGTGGCTGGAGACACAATATGCATCAAATCAGTAAACTACTTTCtgtaaataagagagagacatGATGATATTTAGACACCACTGCATAAAAGAGAACAATAGAAACTTCTCCCAATTATAATTATTGTGCACAGTAAAGAACTTATGCTATACTTAGTAACTAAGCATTTGGAGGAAAACAGTCGAGACTAGTATATTTAGTTTAACTGATAATATCATATTCAGTCCTACAATGCACAGACACCATTCAGATGTCACAGTTCTTACAGCAGAGTTCTCAATCTGGCGTCCATCACGTGATTGACCACGCTCTTGGTTCCTTTTCTCCCTTAACTCTTGCTCAAGTTTCAGCTCTTCCATAAAATGATCGATGTTCCTAGACTTTCCCTTCTCTTTCTCCTTTGGTTTCTCCTCTTCCTACAAATTTGATGCAGAGCTATTAGCGGTAGATATGTACTAAAGTATCAATAACCAATTGTTGGCGGAAATGGAGAATCACAAACACCAGTGGCAGTATCAAACAGAATTACCTTTCTCTCAGGTTCTTTTGCTCTGGTCGGAGGTGGTAAGAAAGAAGGAACGTACCTGTAGAAACATAGCTATGGCTGAATTTTCACTTTACCAAATGCTTCTTTTGAAAAGAATAATTAAATACTATTATGGTGATTAATGAAAGACCACAAAGCAACAGACTTCTGAAATAACTTCTGAAACAAAAGCAAACAATTTTCTTATGGCATAAGATCACGCAACATACAGCAAAACTGTGGGAGTAGCACAGGAAAAACATAAGAGCATATTCTCCTAAACGGGTCCCCGTTGCACACCTGACTTTATATTACCTGACTATGACATTAGGGCATGCACACTTCCCTTCCCTAATAATAGCAATAGCTTGGGTTTGTGACCAATTGAAATGGAAGACGGGTCAGATGATACCTCATCAGATGGTTGTATACGAAAGACGGTAGGTTatagaaaagaatgaaaaaaatttaGCTGAAAGTAGTGAACTCTAAAACCTATTTTCTGGATcagctctaatcaatctttggaaCATAGGAGTGGTGCCAAGATTTTTATATAAACACTAATCAGCACAAACAACAGTGTCTGAGACATAAAAAACCTCCCAAAGAGAAATTATATCGATACCGAAACATTTATTACAGCACCTGTCTATGTGATGCAAGTAATTTGCAAGCGAATACACTTCGACAAGCATCAAGCAAGACAAGTTAACATACTTCGCACAATCGCGGACACTATAGTGCATACATTGACAGGGAGATATGTGATTGCAAATGTTTCCCCTAAGTTAATGGGACAAATAGGGAGTAAAACATGTTCCAGCTTGATAACCCACAGTATAGAAAATTAGAAGTTAGAACTAAAATTTCAAGCAAAACATCAATGACAAATACAAATTCAAACCCAAGTCAATGCAATTAGACGCGTATTCGTGTTGTCATAGCCTTATAATATGTTAGCAAAAGTTTTTGTAGGCTGGAAAGCAATTTCCTTGAGTAAAAGCAGTAGGATTCAAAATTTTATAACAATTCAAACAATGCCAGAAAAGAAGGGAAATAGATATGCTATCTACTGTCGTGCTTTTCCAAAGACCAGTTGATTATGATCTCAATTGGTGGATTCAGCAGACATAGGCCAGTAGTTGCAAACTGCAGGGAATGCCCACAAGTGCTTTTCCAAAGACCAGTTGATGATTTCAATTGGTGGATTCAGCAGATATAGGCCAGTAGTTGCAAACTGCAGGGAATGCCCACAAACTTGTAAAACATAGTAAGCGGAGCAAGACAACAACACCATTTAGCAGACCCTAAACCATAATTTAAGAAGGCCATGACAATCTCATAAATGTGCAGCAGCATGTACCTTACAAACAACAGACATCTGGTGCCAAAGGGAAATTTTAGCAACTCTACATAACTGtagaaacaacacaatcaattgtATCCCTGAGACAGAGAACGGCTAACCTATGCAACAAAGGCGTAAATGCGTGTGCGTTCATCCATTCAACTCATGAAAAGTGGGTCacattttttttaaggtttatatgCTCTTAAGTTTAGTGCGAGCGAGTAATCTTCTTGTAAGTGCAAGACAGAAACGCCCAAAGGACATTTGTAAAGAAATATATTCTTGTAGAACCTAAGGAATTTGCATGTTTCATCTAATATTCCAGAATCCTCCTCAGCCTTAAGTAGCGTATACTAGACATGCCAAGATGCATTGCAGCATTCCAGTATGTGGAAT
The nucleotide sequence above comes from Papaver somniferum cultivar HN1 chromosome 8, ASM357369v1, whole genome shotgun sequence. Encoded proteins:
- the LOC113301211 gene encoding protein RRC1-like, whose amino-acid sequence is MNSFSVTRKKTPFQKHREEEEAKKKRAEDETARLYAEFLESFQSDSTPGSKTFVRGGTINPNDKLKNDSEGGTSRDGASVPKKGSRYVPSFLPPPTRAKEPERKEEEKPKEKEKGKSRNIDHFMEELKLEQELREKRNQERGQSRDGRQIENSAPLSRFDELPDDIDLSGRLPGSFDDGDPQTTNLYVGNLSPQVDENFLLRTFGRFGPIASVKIMWPRTDDERKRQRNCGFVAFMNRADGQAAKDEMQGVVVYEYELKIGWGKSVSLPGQALPAPPPGHMAIRSKEGATVILSGPDGPPVTSVTNQSSELVLTPNVPDITVVPPEDDHLRHVIDTMALYVLDGGCSFEQAIMERGRGNPLFKFLFELGSKEHTYYVWRLYSFAQGDTLQRWRTEPFIMITGSGRWISPPLPAVKSPEHEKEAGTTFAAGRSRRVELERTLTDPQRDEFEDMLRALTLERGQIKEAMGFALDNADAAGEVVEVLTESLTLKETHIPTKVARLMLVSDILHNSSAPVKNASAYRTKFEATLPDIMESFNDLYRGVSGRMTAEALKERVLKVLQVWADWFLFSDAYVNGLRATFLRSGNSGVTLFHSISGNAEEAEKQKSEDMSEGDKLNQDAALAMGKGAATQELLNLPLPELERRCRHNGLSLVGGREIMVARLLSLEEAEKLRGYDREDDMKYGQVPTKAVKYSKDGSSWSGDNGGHIETNFGTERVSSSGWNQYEEDSVQSQRKGSILLSSALAIPQPELIAFTKKGKAEPVLPDSKWAREEDGSDNEGKTRDLGLSYSSSGSENAGDGPSKVNDVEVSTDLSTLSHLDSVINEEQRQKLRRLEVAVMEYRESIEEQGIRSPGEIEKKVASHRRRLISDFGLLGSDADVTGNTRHSPQITLERKDRQGDSRESSRKRHRSQSPSRSPQRKSLSARDRDRETDLDRDRDRHRVRERGHELETERVRERESGSRERDDPDKDKGRERDRGWDRRRKGK